From the Solanum lycopersicum chromosome 10, SLM_r2.1 genome, one window contains:
- the LOC101246880 gene encoding uncharacterized protein: MAYQGGNLKSTAINGVKMYTVAGQHRSVATWLPPKKLRALRKDPGYMQRVDLIQDLKFETATTRIKVTPDGEYLIASGIYPPQVKVYELRELSLKFERHLVSEIVNFQVLGDDYSKIAFLCADRSVCLHAKYGSHYKLRIPRMGRDIIYDSWSCDLLCAASSPDLYRINLEQGRFLSSLCTRSPALNVVSRSKVHGLVACGGEDGALECFDMRVRSSVGRINAVAPAGGGDQEVTAIEFEGDGGYLMAVGSSDGKVLVYDLRSSQPMRIKDHMYGSPILNIKWHKTLNTERTKLITADSHIVRVWDPETGEGMTSIEPTGGRINDLCAFTGSGLMLLALDSSQIPSYFIPSLGPAPKWCSYLENLTEELEEQPQTTIYDDYKFLTKEDLEKLNLTNLIGTNLLRAYMHGYFIDYRLYKKAHAASNPFAYDEYIEQRKKEKFEKERDSRITIKRRLPKVNRTLVEQLLENEEAENVKEDVDDVDAKKTSKKKKGLTMDVLEDERFKRIIENKDFEIEEDSHEYRALHPMPSLKRPSLVEEHFEPVMEGEEASDSDAQSSEDEQENDRNTRKKARVPRMYEVKDDRHAEAFSNHISLAKEDALSLGERVAGLSNGRASHDMNNIKVGPGGSREVSFFSRSSAKYVEDDGEKETRTEKRRGVQSLKLKPERSGFQGSGSRGRGRGGRGRGMGRGRGRGRGRGRG, translated from the exons ATGGCGTACCAAGGGGGAAACTTGAAGTCCACTGCCATAAATGGAGTGAAGATGTATACTGTTGCTGGCCAACACCGTTCTGTGGCTACATGGCTTCCTCCGAAGAAGCTCAGAGCTCTTCGTAAAGATCCAG GTTATATGCAAAGAGTGGATCTGattcaagatttgaaatttgaaactgCAACAACACGTATTAAAGTGACTCCTGATGGGGAGTATCTAATTGCATCAG GTATTTACCCACCACAAGTAAAAGTGTATGAGCTGCGGGAGCTGTCGTTGAAGTTTGAAAGGCATTTGGTGTCAGAGATTGTTAACTTTCAA GTCTTGGGTGATGACTACTCAAAAATAGCATTTCTCTGTGCTGATCGTTCTGTTTGCCTCCATGCAAAATATGGGAGTCACTATAAATTGCGGATTCCAAG GATGGGAAGGGATATTATATATGATAGCTGGTCTTGTGATTTGCTTTGTGCTGCCTCATCACCAGATCTGTACAGAATAAATTTAGAGCAG GGACGCTTTCTTTCCTCACTGTGCACACGGTCCCCAGCACTTAATGTGGTTTCACGGAG CAAGGTCCATGGGCTAGTTGCTTGTGGAGGGGAGGACGGTGCGCTCGAATGCTTTGATATGAGAGTAAGATCTTCAGTTGGTAGGATAAATGCTGTTGCACCTGCTGGGGGTGGGGACCAG GAGGTTACTGCAATAGAGTTCGAGGGAGATGGAGGTTACCTCATGGCTGTTGGAAGTAGTGACGGAAAG GTTCTGGTTTATGATTTGCGTTCTTCTCAACCTATGCGGATAAAGGATCATAT GTATGGGAGCCCAATATTAAACATTAAGTGGCATAAAACGCTCAACACTGAACGAACAAAGTTAATAACTGCTGACAGCCACATTGTTAGGGTTTGGGACCCCGAGACG GGAGAAGGCATGACGAGCATTGAACCGACTGGTGGGAGAATCAACGATTTGTGTGCATTCACTGGCAGTGGATTGATGTTGTTGGCTCTTGACTCTAGCCAAATACCTTCATATTTCATACCTTCTCTGGGACCTGCGCCAAAGTGGTGTTCTTACCTTGAAAACCTAACG GAAGAGCTTGAGGAGCAACCCCAAACAACTATTTATGACGATTATAAATTTCTGACAAAGGAAGATCTGGAAAAGTTGAATTTGACCAATTTGATTGGAACCAATCTTCTAAGAGCTTATATGCATGGTTACTTCATTGATTATCGTCTGTATAAAAAG GCACACGCAGCGTCAAATCCGTTTGCTTATGACGAGTATATTGAGCAGCGGAAGAAGGAAAAATTCGAAAAAGAGCGTGATAGTCGTATCACG ATTAAGAGGAGGCTTCCCAAAGTTAATCGCACTCTGGTTGAACAACTTCTTGAGAATGAGGAAGCTGAGAATGTGAAGGAGGATGTTGATGACGTTGATGCGAAGAAGacatcaaagaagaagaaaggactGACCATGGACGTTCTTGAAGATGAACGTTTCAAACGCATCATTGAAAATAAG GACtttgaaattgaagaagattCTCATGAGTATCGGGCATTGCACCCTATGCCTTCCTTAAAACGACCATCTTTAGTGGAAGAACATTTTGAGCCTGTGATGGAAGGTGAGGAGGCTAGTGATTCTGATGCACAATCATCAGAAGATGAACAAGAAAATGACAGGAATACAAGAAAGAAGGCCAGAGTTCCGAG AATGTATGAAGTCAAGGATGATAGGCATGCAGAAGCATTCTCAAACCATATTTCACTTGCAAAAGAGGATGCTCTTTCACTAGGTGAAAGGGTTGCAGGGTTGTCAAATGGCAGAGCTTCTCATGATATGAACAATATTAAGGTTGGTCCCGGAGGTTCGAGAGAAGTTTCATTCTTTTCCAGGAGCTCAGCCAAGTATGTGGAAGATGATGGAGAGAAGGAAACACGAACCGAAAAGAGAAGAGGGGTCCAGTCCTTAAAACTGAAGCCTGAGAGATCAGGTTTTCAGGGGTCAGGTTCTCGAGGGCGGGGGAGAGGAGGAAGAGGTCGTGGAATGGGCAGAGGAAGAGGTAGAGGTAGAGGAAGAGGGAgaggatga